The proteins below are encoded in one region of Colletotrichum lupini chromosome 5, complete sequence:
- a CDS encoding glycosyl hydrolase family 61: MSALKYAFLASAALHTVSAHGTVNGLMADGVFYEGYSPQMQYKKPPPQVIGWSIPKDLSNGFVAVDKYADADIICHVGAEPAPIAAKVTAGSNVTVFWTDWPESHHGPMMDYLAPCNGDCAKVNKADLQFFKIDAVGVVDGAKAPGKWGSDDMLSNNKSWTMTIPASIAPGQYVLRHETIALHEAGREGGAQNYPQCLNIDVQGGGSEKPPGVKATELYKANDEGIKFNIYKDNLDYPMPGPPMMGAEQKPTRRRKRVTVIY; the protein is encoded by the exons ATGTCCGCCTTGAAGTATGCCTTCTTGGCCTCGGCCGCTCTTCACACCGTTAGTGCCCATGGCACAGTAAACGGCCTTATGGCAGATGGAGTCTT CTATGAAGGCTACAGCCCTCAGATGCAGTACAAGAAGCCCCCGCCACAAGTCATAGGATGGTCCATCCCAAAGGATCTGTCCAACGGCTTCGTCGCCGTAGACAAGTACGCAGACGCAGACATCATCTGCCACGTCGGCGCGGAACCGGCACCGATCGCCGCAAAAGTCACAGCGGGCTCCAACGTCACCGTCTTCTGGACCGATTGGCCCGAGTCGCACCACGGGCCGATGATGGACTATCTGGCCCCCTGTAATGGCGACTGCGCCAAGGTCAACAAGGCCGATCTGCAATTCTTCAAGATTGACGCCGTCGGCGTCGTCGACGGTGCCAAAGCGCCCGGCAAGTGGGGTTCGGACGACATGCTATCCAACAACAAGTCGTGGACGATGACGATTCCGGCAAGCATCGCACCCGGCCAGTACGTTCTCCGCCACGAGACGATTGCGCTGCATGAGGCCGGCCGGGAGGGCGGCGCGCAGAACTATCCACAGTGCCTCAACATTGACGTCCAGGGCGGCGGGTCCGAGAAGCCCCCCGGCGTCAAGGCGACGGAGCTGTACAAGGCCAACGATGAGGGCATCAAGTTCAACATCTACAAGGATAACCTTGACTACCCCATGCCCGGACCCCCCATGATGGGCGCCGAGCAGAAGCCTACTCGTCGGCGGAAGAGAGTAACGGTCATCTACTGA
- a CDS encoding enoyl-CoA hydratase/isomerase has product MAPFKDYTYTHFLVTSPSPFVAHVEINRPQKLNAFSEPVWREFATVFNRLSHDPDVRAVVLSGAGDRAFSAGLDVQDAVNSPLGADLGGDPARYATNMRRHITEFQDAIAAVEKCEKPVVCVLHGISIGIAIDISCCADVRIAARNTRFAVKEVDIGLAADLGTLSRLPKLVGSTSWVKDVCLSARDFSADEALAVGFVSQVHDSKDAAVAAGTKWAEFVASKSPVAVQGTKELLNHARDHSVAENLRYTTIWNAAMLQSSDTKTALMSGLQKKKPTFEKL; this is encoded by the exons ATGGCACCCTTCAAAGACTACACCTACACCCACTTCCTCGTCACCTCCCCTTCCCCCTTCGTAGCCCACGTCGAGATCAACCGCCCGCAGAAGCTCAACGCCTTCTCAGAGCCCGTATGGCGCGAGTTCGCCACCGTCTTTAACCGTCTCAGCCATGACCCGGACGTCCGCGCCGTCGTCCTCTCCGGCGCCGGTGACCGCGCCTTCTCCGCCGGCCTCGACGTCCAGGACGCCGTCAACAGCCCCCTCGGCGCGGACCTCGGCGGCGACCCGGCCCGCTACGCGACGAACATGCGCCGCCACATTACCGAGTTCCAGGATGCTATCGCTGCCGTGGAGAAGTGTGAGAAGC CCGTCGTCTGCGTCCTCCACGGAATCTCAATCGGCATCGCCATCGACATCTCATGCTGCGCCGACGTACGCATCGCCGCGCGCAACACCCGCTTCGCCGTAAAAGAAGTCGACATCGGCCTCGCCGCCGACCTCGGCACTCTCAGCCGGCTGCCCAAGCTCGTCGGGTCCACGTCGTGGGTGAAAGACGTCTGCCTCTCGGCGCGGGACTTCTCGGCCGACGAGGCGCTCGCCGTGGGCTTCGTCAGCCAGGTGCACGACTCCAAGGACGCGGCCGTCGCTGCGGGAACGAAGTGGGCCGAGTTCGTCGCCAGCAAGAGTCCTGTTGCGGTGCAGGGTACCAAGGAGCTGTTGAACCATGCGAGAGATCACTCTGTTGCGGAGA ACTTGCGGTACACTACTATTTGGAACGCTGCCATGCTTCAATCAAGCGATACCAAGACTGCCCTGATGTCCGGGTtgcagaagaagaagcctACTTTTGAGAAGCTCTAG
- a CDS encoding RNA polymerase II transcription factor B subunit5: protein MPRAIRGVLIECDPSIKSIIVNIDSNNHDYIIEDLDDQHVVVKENMVGLLKRQLDERLKETQQPDESSDSD, encoded by the exons ATGCCCCGCGCCATCAGAG GAGTACTCATCGAGTGCGACCCCTCCATCAAGTCCATCATCGTCAATATCGACTCCAACAACCACGACTACATCATTGAGGATCTCGACGACCAGCACGTCGTTGTCAAGGAGAACATGGTTGGTTTGCTCAAGAGACAGCTTGATGAG AGGTTAAAAGAGACCCAGCAGCCCGATGAGAGTTCAGACTCTGATTGA
- a CDS encoding ribosomal protein S18 gives MPPRLPLISAIKAPSALMARVARPFSSTPAVAQSSSSDPIKNLLNLDEKPKVHSADRIRGLINNGSKARLEGAAARKRTMLESLREKKVSDDYVKQMPRRWRTGEVYAPHDLSPLEMEKWRRQKTVTVDVVDLLGINPLDHYRNFSMISEYMTNFGQIRHNKETGLKPTNQRKMAKAIRRAIGMGIHPSVHHHPELLKKRFRLNASWK, from the exons ATGCCTCCCAGACTACCACTCATTTCGGCCATCAAGGCACCGAGCGCCTTGATGGCCCGGGTCGCGCGCCCATTCTCGTCAACTCCCGCAGTCGCCC AGTCCTCCAGCTCCGATCCGATCAAGAACCTCCTGAACCTCGACGAGAAGCCCAAGGTGCACTCTGCCGACCGTATCCGTGGTCTCATCAACAATGGAAGCAAGGCCCGCTTGGAAGGAGCTGCGGCTCGGAAACGCACCATGCTCGAGTCTCTCCGCGAGAAGAAGGTTAGCGACGACTATGTCAAGCAAATGCCGCGTCGCTGGCGTACCGGTGAGGTATACGCGCCGCACGATCTCAGTCCTCTTGAGATGGAGAAATGGCGCAGGCAAAAGACCGTCACGGTCGATGTCGTTGACTTGTTGGGGATCAACCCCCTGGACCACTACAGA AACTTCTCGATGATTTCCGAGTATATGACAAACTTCGGACAGATCAGGCACAACAAGGAAACGGGACTGAAGCCGACGAACCAGAGGAAGATGGCAAAGGCTATCCGGAGAGCGATTGGTATGGGTATCCACCCTAGTGTGCACCACCACCCCGAGCTGTTGAAGAAGAGATTCCGCCTCAATGCATCGTGGAAGTAG
- a CDS encoding U3 small nucleolar ribonucleoprotein IMP3 — translation MVRKLKYHEQKLLRKHDFITYKQDGDHRDAAVIHDSEARGLCYAAISLMPPENAARRKHEQLLLDKLYDMGVLSSASKLSAIEHNVTVSAFARRRLPVVMTRLRMAETVQAATKLIEQGHVRVGTETCVDPAFLVTRSMEDFVTWTVGSKVKRNIMKYRDKLDDFELL, via the exons ATGGTCCGCAAACTCAAGTATCACGAGCAGAAGCTCCTGCGGAAGCACGACTTCATCACATACAAGCAG GATGGCGACCACCGAGACGCCGCAGTG ATACATGATTCAGAAGCCCGAGGATTAT GCTATGCGGC GATCAGCCTGATGCCTCCGGAAAACGCGGCCCGCCGAAAGCACGAGCAACTGCTCCTCGACAAGCTGTATGACATGGGTGTTCTCTCCTCGGCCTCGAAGCTCTCGGCCATCGAACACAATGTCACAGTCAGCGCTTTTGCAAGACGACGTCTCCCCGTCGTCATGACTCGCCTTCG CATGGCCGAGACCGTACAGGCAGCAACGAAGCTCATCGAACAGGGACATGTTCGTGTGGGCACGGAAACATGTGTCGATCCCGCGTTCTTGGTTACTCGCAGCATGGAGGACTTCGTTACATGGACCGTGGGCAGCAAGGTCAAGAGAAACATCATGAAGTATCGCGACAAGTTGGACGACTTCGAGTTGCTGTAG
- a CDS encoding pentatricopeptide repeat domain-containing protein, translating to MRAQLARHVCRRVLVPRGSVPACSILSRPACRHTQLPVPSTISLSRRSQRRTFFGILQKPPRQIKKPEYEPGWTTVLTWRNRLLESVRPPSRTELVEAFRDLFSYKVRFNIVVNSTQALHCRNLLKYLLENKDDEPGPGLTLSELTNAREALLKLPKEDTKDHLEFSRLLYDAIKEERALDPADPGASEDFESYLVALTLFGASPEAFIALQEHWAQLSEAERPGAQNLWVNVLQGLAEEGREAELVAAVKKAEKLGLPFTANFHEVMTTFFAKKDNVLETKKWFLRPAHNTEHPSPRSFKEILHFSVRNNQRGWTAPIFKKLVDANPSKEHWDVIYQWAVLSMGKGLDDIKGMFDVVARHNPDDSAFLPDTQTINGLLEVAIEKNDPYLADRLVSFASELDIRPDATTYLLQMDFKIRAKDLSGARAAYMQLPKAELNGEDDLPLINKYLQALCYQATPNSTAIREMLDILEDRIVTLDPETVVALCTVFLKNDQQFEIIDTLSLNVFQHSNEQRRSIRDAFVAYCLDKKNSTARVWDAYCILRQFFQETSVASRLLLMDAFFNRNRSDMAVHVFGHMRQHVNPTFHPKSEAYIQCLEGMGRCPDLDSTKLVHNMLKMDTKIQPSTKIFNALMIAYGACRKPNIALEYWQDIVRSSEGPSYNSLEIVFSLCEIKAFGDQIARDIWKKIEKMEVDVPPAVFASYCGGLAGNGNLQEVQSTIRTMKRAVGYGPDAMTLGIPFNALPGQGLQREFEAWAKKQFPEEWAEVEKFRYYYTPEKLKKFKLQRVLKA from the exons ATGAGGGCGCAATTAGCCCGCCATGTCTGCCGACGGGTCCTTGTTCCTAGGGGCAGCGTCCCTGCCTGTTCGATTCTTTCTCGCCCAGCGTGTCGCCATACACAGCTCCCGGTACCTTCGACGATATCCCTCTCTCGACGGTCCCAGCGAAGGACGTTCTTCGGTATCCTGCAGAAGCCCCCGAGACAAATCAAGAAGCCAGAGTATGAGCCTGGGTGGACAACGGTCTTGACATGGAGAAATCGCCTTTTGGAGAGCGTTCGACCGCCGTCTAGAACAGAATTGGTCGAGGCGTTTAGGGATTTGTTTTCGTACAAAGTGCGCTTCAACATCGTCGTCAACAGCACTCAGGCCTTGCACTGTCGTAATCTGTTAAAATACCTGCTCGAAAATAAGGATGACGAGCCGGGTCCAGGTCTGACTCTGTCAGAGTTGACCAACGCGCGGGAAGCGCTGCTGAAGTTGCCGAAAGAGGATACCAAAGACCACCTGGAGTTCTCCAGGCTCTTATACGATGCGATCAAGGAAGAACGGGCATTGGATCCCGCAGATCCTGGGGCATCGGAGGACTTCGAGTCGTACCTGGTTGCCTTGACATTATTTGGAGCATCTCCCGAAGCCTTTATCGCGTTGCAGGAACACTGGGCCCAATTATCTGAAGCAGAGCGACCTGGCGCGCAGAATCTTTGGGTCAATGTCCTGCAGGGGCTGGCGGAGGAAGGTCGTGAGGCAGAGCTTGTGGCAGCTGTCAAAAAGGCCGAGAAACTTGGTTTGCCTTTCACGGCGAATTTTCATGAGGTTATGACAACTTTCTTCGCCAAGAAGGACAACGTTTTGGAGACCAAGAAGTGGTTCCTGAGGCCAGCTCACAACACCGAGCATCCAAGCCCCAGGTCTTTCAAAGAAATCTTGCATTTTTCAGTGAGAAACAACCAACGCGGGTGGACAGCGCCGATCTTCAAGAAGCTCGTTGACGCCAACCCGAGCAAGGAGCATTGGGATGTTATCTATCAGTGGGCAGTACTGTCCATGGGCAAAGGGCTTGATGACATCAAAGGCATGTTTGATGTTGTTGCTCGCCACAACCCCGACGACAGCGCCTTTCTACCAGACACCCAAACGATCAATGGGCTGCTGGAGGTTGCTATTGAGAAGAACGACCCTTATTTGGCAGACAGGCTTGTCTCGTTCGCAAGCGAGCTCGACATCCGGCCTGATGCAACAACATACCTTCTCCAAATGGACTTCAAGATCCGGGCAAAGGACTTGTCAGGGGCCAGGGCGGCATACATGCAGCTCCCCAAGGCGGAGCTGAACGGAGAAGACGACTTGCCCCTGATCAACAAGTATCTCCAAGCGCTATGCTACCAAGCAACCCCGAATTCCACGGCGATACGCGAGATGCTGGATATTCTGGAGGACCGAATTGTCACATTAGACCCAGAGACAGTGGTCGCATTATGCACGGTCTTCCTCAAGAATGACCAGCAATTCGAAATTATCGACACACTGTCGCTGAATGTATTTCAACACAGCAACGAACAACGGCGATCCATCAGAGATGCATTTGTGGCGTACTGTTTGGACAAGAAAAACAGTACCGCGAGAGTATGGGACGCCTATTGCATCCTTCGTCAGTTCTTCCAGGAGACCAGTGTTGCGAGCCGTCTCTTACTCATGGACGCATTCTTCAACCGCAACCGCTCCGACATGGCCGTCCACGTATTCGGACACATGCGGCAGCATGTCAACCCAACATTCCACCCCAAGAGCGAAGCCTACATTCAATGTTTGGAAGGCATGGGCAGGTGTCCCGACTTGGACAGCACGAAGTTGGTCCATAACATGCTGAAGATGGACACGAAAATCCAGCCCAGCACGAAGATTTTCAACGCTTTGATGATTGCCTATGGTGCATGCAGGAAACCGAATATAGCCTTGGAGTACTGGCAGGACATTGTCAGGTCTTCGGAAGGCCCTTCATACAACAGTCTCGAGATTGTGTTCTCGCTCTGCGAAATCAAGGCCTTTGGCGACCAGATTGCCAGGGATATCTGGAAGAAAATCGAGAAGATGGAGGTCGATGTTCCACCGGCAGTCTTTGCTTCCTACTGCGGTGGCCTGGCAGGCAATGGCAATCTGCAGGAGGTCCAGAGCACGATCAGAACCATGAAGCGAGCTGTTGGGTATGGGCCTGATGCCATGAC GCTTGGCATTCCATTTAACGCGTTGCCTGGGCAAGGCTTGCAGCGGGAGTTCGAGGCGTGGGCCAAGAAGCAGTTCCCAGAGGAGTGGGCGGAGGTGGAGAAGTTCCGCTACTATTACACTCCCGAAAAACTGAAGAAGTTCAAGCTACAGCGTGTGCTGAAGGCATGA